The Lottiidibacillus patelloidae genome includes the window ACCTTAATGCACTTTTATATACGAAGCAAATGAACTGATAAAACAAATTGTTAAATCTAGTAAATACAAAATAATATAGTCATACTTCCCAATGCTAGCTCATATAGTTCAATAAAGCTACTATTGGAGGGGTTAAGATGACCAATATTATACAAGGGTTTTTAAGTAAAACGTTAAAAAAGACATGGAGAAACTTCATAAATAGATTATTAATTATAGTAGATTCAACGGTAAACGGATACAAGCATATGTATAAGCATTTTAATACTTATTATGCGCTGGATGAGCATAATAAAAAAGAAGTTCCTAATGAAAATAAGATAGAAAAAGAAGGAAGTAACCTTAGTGAAACGGAATTAATTGATAGAGTAATCATCAATAATACAAGTAATAGTGAAAATGTTGATACTTATACAGACGTGTTTCAATACCGTCTTAAGAGCAAATGTGCACAGTTACCAGAAGTAGACTCAAATGAGGAAACAATATTAAACGAGCTATTACAATTAAAGAAGGTCGACTTTCAACAAGTTGTTACAGCATTATTTTATGAGATGAAAGAGACAAAATATGCAATAAATAAAATAGGACCAGCAGGTGCAAATGGTTTTTCATTTTATGGTTCACTTGAAGTAGGTAGTCAACTTTCGTATGCTATCAACTTTGTTGGGGAAGCTAGGCAGGCGAAGGTAGATGAACCGATTGATGCAAAACATGTATGTCGTGTTCTATCAATGCTAAATGGTGGAGAGTACGGATTTTATATTACAACTTCTTTTTACACTGAGAGTGCGCAAATTGAAGTTCTTAAAGAAAGGAACTCTTTAAAAATTATCGATGGCAAACAATTAGTTCATTTATTTAAAGAGCTAAATTTAGCACGCGAAAATAAAATTAATGAACTGTGGCTTAAGCGAGTGCTTCAAGGTAAGCAACTTTGCGCATAAAGGACATTAAAAGAAAGGACAAAACAGATGGAAAAATTTCAACTAGCTGCAAAAGATGGCACTATTATCAATGGATATTGCTGGATAACGGAAAAAACACCAACTGCTATTATTCAAATTGCTCATGGAATGACCGAGCATAGCAAGCGCTACGATGAATTTGCAAATTATATGCTAAAAAAGGGTATTGCAGTCTACGCTAATGATCACCGAGGCCATGGGGAAGAAGCAGGACAAAAAGGTGAATTGGGCTTTTTTGGCGAGGAGAATGGATGGGACCTTGTTTTAAGTGATATGGAAGTCATTACTAATACTATCTCAAATAGGCATCCAGCTATTCCAATTATCTTGTTAGGGCATAGTATGGGATCATTTTTAGCTCGAACGTATTTGTTAGATCATTTTGAAAAAATAAATGGCCTCATTATTTCTGGTACTGGAGGAGATCCTGGGTTTCTTGGAAAGATAGGTATTCAACTTGCAAAGCTTGAGATGCAAACGAAAGGAAAGAAAGCACAAAGTCAATTGTTAACGAATATGACATTTGGCAGTTTTAATAAACCGTTTAAAAACCCTCGAACAAATTTTGAATGGTTATGTTCTGACGAAAATAAAGTAGATGAGTATATACACGACCCATTATGTGGGCAAGTGTGCACAACTAGCTTTTATTATGACATGTTTAGTGGCATTAATCAGTTGTTTAAAAGAGAACGAATAGGGTATATACCAACATCGGTACCAATCTATATTTTTTCGGGAACTAATGACCCAATGAGTAAAAAAGGAAAGGTAATAGTAGATCTCTATAATAAGTATAAGAAGGCTAACGTTGCTGATGTTAAGTACAAGCTTTACGAAGGCGGTAGACACGAAATGTTAAATGAAAGTAACCGCTATGAAGTGTTTGAATCTATTGCTAAATGGGTACATGAAATTGAAGTTAATGTAACCAAAATAACACATTAAAGGTAATAAACTATTGAAAACAAAAAAAATTTACAGTATGATTATATTAGTCAAATTATTTAGAATATTTTTAAAAGTATATTAATAGACTATGAGAGTAAGCTATTAATATATTTAACAAAAAAAAGGGGGAAATACATAATGAGAAAATCATTAGTAGCATTTTTAAGTATGATCATGATTTTGTCTGCTGCTTTAGTAGGTTGTAGCAGCACAGCTTCAAACGAAGGTGACTCTATTTTAGATAGAGTAAAAGAAAGAGGGTATGTTGTCGTTGGTGTAAACGATAAACTTCCTGGTTTTGGTTACACAGATTCAGATGGAACTTTTAAAGGGTTTGATATCGACTTTGCACATGCTTTAGCAGCAGCAATTTTCGGAGATGCAAGTAAAGTTGAATTCCGTCCTTTATCAGCTTCTGAGCGTTTCTCAGCAGTAGCTTCGGGGGATGTTGATGTTTTAATTCGT containing:
- a CDS encoding restriction endonuclease, with protein sequence MTNIIQGFLSKTLKKTWRNFINRLLIIVDSTVNGYKHMYKHFNTYYALDEHNKKEVPNENKIEKEGSNLSETELIDRVIINNTSNSENVDTYTDVFQYRLKSKCAQLPEVDSNEETILNELLQLKKVDFQQVVTALFYEMKETKYAINKIGPAGANGFSFYGSLEVGSQLSYAINFVGEARQAKVDEPIDAKHVCRVLSMLNGGEYGFYITTSFYTESAQIEVLKERNSLKIIDGKQLVHLFKELNLARENKINELWLKRVLQGKQLCA
- a CDS encoding alpha/beta hydrolase translates to MEKFQLAAKDGTIINGYCWITEKTPTAIIQIAHGMTEHSKRYDEFANYMLKKGIAVYANDHRGHGEEAGQKGELGFFGEENGWDLVLSDMEVITNTISNRHPAIPIILLGHSMGSFLARTYLLDHFEKINGLIISGTGGDPGFLGKIGIQLAKLEMQTKGKKAQSQLLTNMTFGSFNKPFKNPRTNFEWLCSDENKVDEYIHDPLCGQVCTTSFYYDMFSGINQLFKRERIGYIPTSVPIYIFSGTNDPMSKKGKVIVDLYNKYKKANVADVKYKLYEGGRHEMLNESNRYEVFESIAKWVHEIEVNVTKITH